Proteins from a single region of Azospira inquinata:
- the ilvB gene encoding biosynthetic-type acetolactate synthase large subunit, translating to MTLTGAEIVIRCLQEEKVEHVFGYPGGSVLHIYDELFKQDSIKHILVRHEQAAVHAADAYSRSSQKIGVALVTSGPGVTNAITGVATAYMDSIPLVLLCGQVPTAAIGQDAFQECDTVGITRPCVKHNFLVKDVKDLALTLKKAFHIAQTGRPGPVVVDIPKDVTAARCEFSYPETIQMRSYNPVVKGHLGQIKKAAQLLGEAKRPIIYFGGGVILSNGSEKFTKLAKRLGCPVTGTLMGLGGFPGSDPQFLGMLGMHGTYEANMAMQYADVVLAIGARFDDRVIGNPDNFSAQPRRIIHVDIDPSSISKRVKVDVPIVGSVPDVLDELLRLTDGGFQADPAVADWWRQVEEWRGKHCLDFKQEGKIMPQFVVQKLHEVTGGNAIITSDVGQHQMFAAQYYKFDKPRRWLNSGGLGTMGVGLPYSMGAQFANPDMPVACITGEGSIQMCIQELSTCKQFELPIKIINLNNGYLGMVRQWQEMFYSARYSQSYVSSLPDFVRLAEAYGHVGMRIDKPEDVEPALRKAFTEHKNDLVFMDFLIDPTANVFPMVAAGKGLAEMILAEDL from the coding sequence ATGACGCTTACCGGTGCGGAGATTGTAATCAGGTGCCTCCAGGAAGAAAAGGTCGAGCATGTGTTCGGCTATCCGGGCGGTTCGGTGCTGCATATATACGATGAGCTGTTTAAGCAAGACAGCATCAAGCACATTCTGGTCCGTCACGAGCAGGCTGCCGTACATGCGGCGGATGCCTATTCCCGGTCCTCCCAAAAAATTGGGGTGGCCCTGGTGACCTCTGGCCCGGGCGTTACCAATGCCATTACCGGCGTGGCTACGGCTTACATGGATTCCATTCCCCTGGTGCTGCTCTGCGGCCAGGTGCCTACGGCGGCCATTGGCCAGGACGCCTTCCAGGAATGCGACACGGTGGGGATTACTCGCCCCTGTGTGAAGCACAATTTCCTGGTGAAGGACGTGAAGGATCTGGCCCTGACCCTGAAGAAGGCCTTCCATATCGCCCAGACCGGTCGTCCCGGGCCTGTGGTGGTGGATATCCCCAAGGATGTGACTGCCGCCCGCTGCGAGTTCTCCTATCCGGAGACCATCCAGATGCGCTCCTACAACCCGGTGGTGAAGGGGCATCTGGGGCAGATCAAGAAGGCGGCCCAACTGCTGGGTGAGGCCAAGCGGCCCATCATCTACTTCGGTGGCGGGGTGATCCTCTCCAACGGCTCGGAAAAATTCACCAAGCTGGCCAAGCGCTTGGGCTGCCCGGTGACCGGCACCCTCATGGGCTTGGGCGGTTTCCCTGGCTCCGATCCCCAATTTCTGGGCATGCTGGGCATGCACGGCACCTACGAAGCCAACATGGCCATGCAGTACGCGGACGTGGTGCTGGCCATTGGCGCCCGTTTCGATGACCGGGTGATCGGCAATCCGGACAATTTCTCCGCCCAGCCCCGGCGCATCATCCACGTGGATATCGACCCCTCTTCCATCTCCAAGCGGGTCAAGGTGGATGTGCCCATCGTCGGCAGTGTGCCGGATGTGCTGGATGAACTGCTGCGCCTGACCGATGGCGGCTTCCAGGCCGATCCGGCGGTGGCCGACTGGTGGCGCCAGGTGGAAGAATGGCGTGGCAAGCATTGCCTGGACTTCAAGCAGGAAGGCAAGATCATGCCCCAGTTCGTGGTGCAGAAGCTCCACGAAGTGACCGGCGGCAACGCCATTATTACCTCGGACGTGGGCCAGCATCAGATGTTTGCCGCCCAGTATTACAAGTTCGACAAGCCCCGGCGCTGGCTCAATTCCGGTGGCCTGGGCACCATGGGGGTGGGCTTGCCCTATTCCATGGGGGCCCAGTTCGCCAACCCGGACATGCCCGTGGCCTGTATTACCGGGGAAGGCTCCATCCAGATGTGCATTCAGGAGCTGTCCACCTGCAAGCAGTTCGAGCTGCCCATCAAGATCATCAATCTCAACAACGGCTATCTGGGCATGGTGCGTCAGTGGCAGGAAATGTTCTATTCCGCCCGCTATTCCCAGTCCTATGTTTCCTCCCTGCCCGATTTCGTACGTCTGGCCGAAGCTTACGGCCATGTGGGCATGCGCATCGACAAGCCGGAGGATGTGGAACCGGCTCTGCGCAAGGCTTTCACCGAACACAAGAATGACCTGGTGTTCATGGACTTCCTCATTGACCCGACGGCCAATGTGTTCCCCATGGTGGCGGCGGGCAAGGGCTTGGCGGAAATGATTCTGGCGGAGGACCTATGA
- a CDS encoding RNA polymerase sigma factor, giving the protein MASPKELSDFLASVERRAFKQAAFATRDEEAALDIVQDAMMRLAEKYGDKPVEELPMLFQRILQNATYDFHRRSKVRSLWTTLLSSLAPGNDEDADPLETLESEDGACSKDTPESALLQAQTLAAIEKEIKELPTRQREAFLMRYWEDMDVAETAAAMGCSEGSVKTHCSRATHALAAALKAKGITL; this is encoded by the coding sequence CTGGCCTCACCCAAAGAACTTTCGGATTTTCTCGCATCCGTTGAACGTCGTGCCTTCAAACAGGCAGCTTTTGCCACGCGCGACGAAGAGGCCGCCCTGGACATCGTGCAGGACGCCATGATGCGCCTGGCGGAAAAGTACGGCGACAAACCGGTGGAAGAGCTGCCCATGCTCTTCCAGCGCATTTTGCAGAATGCCACCTACGATTTCCACCGCCGCAGCAAGGTCCGCTCCCTGTGGACCACCCTGCTGTCCTCCTTGGCGCCGGGCAACGATGAAGACGCAGACCCTCTGGAAACCCTGGAGAGCGAGGACGGTGCCTGCAGCAAAGACACGCCGGAAAGCGCGCTCCTGCAGGCCCAGACCCTGGCGGCAATCGAAAAGGAAATCAAGGAATTGCCCACGCGTCAACGGGAAGCCTTCCTCATGCGTTACTGGGAAGACATGGATGTCGCCGAAACTGCCGCCGCAATGGGCTGCTCAGAAGGCAGCGTCAAAACCCATTGCTCCCGCGCCACTCACGCGCTCGCAGCGGCATTAAAAGCAAAAGGGATCACATTATGA
- a CDS encoding DUF3619 family protein yields the protein MNEQYFAHQVKQHLNRSLQKLPEDTLAKLAAAREAALVHQKQTEAISHPILAGIGAHFRDHGHKPGRLAYALVFVMAVASLVYWQAQDHLSDLEDEDSALLSDDLPINAYLDKGFDTWLAQNSSGR from the coding sequence ATGAACGAGCAATATTTCGCCCATCAGGTGAAGCAACACCTGAACCGGAGCCTGCAAAAGCTCCCGGAAGACACGCTGGCCAAGCTTGCCGCTGCCCGCGAGGCGGCGCTCGTTCACCAAAAGCAAACCGAAGCGATCAGCCACCCCATCCTGGCCGGTATCGGCGCCCACTTCCGGGACCACGGGCACAAGCCCGGTCGCCTGGCTTACGCCCTGGTTTTTGTCATGGCCGTGGCCTCCCTCGTTTACTGGCAGGCCCAGGACCATCTGTCCGACCTGGAAGACGAAGACAGCGCCCTCCTGTCCGATGATCTGCCCATCAACGCTTACCTGGACAAGGGCTTCGATACATGGCTTGCTCAGAATTCATCCGGACGATAG
- a CDS encoding DUF3106 domain-containing protein — protein MACSEFIRTIVLALGITHGPCFAGGTVLPPAVMVTAPQPNWNQLSPEQRQILAPLAGEWDRMEDYRRKKWLGIAQRYAKMKPDQQARMQARMREWASLTPEQRRAAREKYNNLKKLPPAKKAVVQEKWQQYNQLPPDEKQKLQAKAAARKPRPGKVTEVPNLTPLPTSVPAPAGIAVSPVPVAPGTPPAPAPATPATSVTAPLPVAPAPVKP, from the coding sequence ATGGCTTGCTCAGAATTCATCCGGACGATAGTCCTGGCCCTGGGCATCACCCACGGTCCGTGCTTCGCCGGCGGTACCGTCCTACCGCCGGCGGTCATGGTTACCGCCCCCCAGCCGAACTGGAACCAGCTGTCCCCTGAGCAGCGCCAAATCCTCGCCCCCCTCGCTGGAGAGTGGGACCGGATGGAGGATTACCGGCGCAAGAAGTGGCTGGGTATCGCCCAGCGCTACGCCAAAATGAAACCGGATCAACAGGCTCGCATGCAAGCCCGTATGCGGGAGTGGGCCTCTTTGACCCCGGAACAACGGCGGGCCGCCCGGGAAAAGTACAACAACCTAAAAAAACTGCCTCCGGCCAAGAAGGCGGTGGTCCAGGAAAAGTGGCAGCAATACAACCAGCTACCTCCGGACGAAAAGCAGAAACTGCAAGCCAAAGCCGCTGCCCGCAAACCCCGGCCGGGTAAGGTAACGGAGGTCCCGAACCTGACGCCCCTGCCCACCTCTGTGCCAGCTCCCGCCGGCATAGCTGTCAGCCCCGTGCCTGTGGCACCGGGTACGCCGCCCGCGCCAGCGCCGGCAACCCCAGCGACCTCCGTTACCGCCCCCCTTCCGGTTGCTCCTGCCCCCGTAAAGCCCTAA
- a CDS encoding RDD family protein: MKQDAPRSTPIPNLAPGLPRRLASMFYEMLLLCGVLLFLVLAPQMVLAMLTHHLLAPRLAFAHLFLVLLAYFGWFWIHTGQTLAMKTWGLRLVTREGHQMRPLQALLRFLYAWPSLGLAGVGILWALVDREHLFLHDRLADTRIIQLPR, from the coding sequence ATGAAACAAGACGCCCCCCGCTCCACCCCCATTCCCAATCTGGCCCCCGGCCTGCCGCGCCGGCTGGCCAGCATGTTTTACGAAATGCTGCTGCTCTGTGGGGTACTGCTGTTTCTGGTGCTGGCACCCCAGATGGTGCTGGCCATGTTAACCCACCACCTGCTAGCCCCCCGCCTGGCATTCGCCCACCTTTTCCTAGTGCTACTGGCCTATTTTGGCTGGTTCTGGATACATACTGGTCAAACCCTGGCCATGAAAACCTGGGGCCTGCGCCTAGTCACCCGAGAAGGCCACCAAATGCGCCCTCTGCAAGCCCTGCTGCGCTTCCTCTACGCCTGGCCGAGCCTGGGTCTAGCCGGCGTGGGCATCCTCTGGGCCCTGGTGGATCGGGAACACCTGTTTCTCCACGACCGTTTGGCGGATACCCGGATTATCCAGCTCCCCCGCTAA
- the lptG gene encoding LPS export ABC transporter permease LptG, which produces MKKIFALTYQRYLFREVMLGTLLVLVAFLVLFGFFDLIGELGDIGKGGFQFHHALVYVLLSLPGRAYELMPIAVLIGALYALSTLARHSEITVLRASGMSTRDLLGSLFRVAGVFALVTFLIGEFVAPPAEQMAQEVRLKAMGTVVAADFRTGLWVKDGQSFINVAQVLPDTRLLGIRIYEFDAQRHLVSVSDAKEGEYVPPDAWRLNGVVRTFVDNNGGRVQRLPSLTWKSALSPDILSVLLVVPERMSVINLVTYLKHLSVNHQKTQRYQIALWKKIIYPLAGFVMVALALPFGYTHDRVGGVSLRIFGGVMLGVFFHMLNGLFANLGVINSWPPFSSAVAPSALFLLAAGAMIWWVERR; this is translated from the coding sequence ATGAAGAAAATTTTTGCCCTGACCTACCAGCGCTATCTCTTCCGGGAGGTCATGCTGGGAACCCTGCTGGTGCTGGTGGCGTTTCTGGTGCTTTTCGGCTTTTTTGACCTGATCGGAGAATTGGGGGACATCGGCAAGGGGGGCTTCCAGTTCCACCACGCCCTTGTCTATGTGCTCCTCAGCCTGCCGGGCCGGGCCTATGAGCTGATGCCCATCGCGGTACTGATCGGCGCCCTCTATGCCCTGTCCACCCTGGCCCGCCACTCGGAAATCACCGTGCTGCGGGCTTCCGGCATGTCCACCCGGGATTTACTCGGGTCCCTGTTTCGGGTGGCCGGGGTGTTTGCCCTCGTGACCTTCCTGATCGGGGAATTTGTGGCGCCGCCCGCCGAGCAAATGGCCCAGGAAGTGCGCCTCAAGGCCATGGGTACGGTGGTGGCCGCGGATTTTCGTACCGGCCTGTGGGTCAAGGACGGCCAGAGCTTCATTAACGTGGCCCAGGTGCTGCCGGATACCCGGCTGCTGGGTATCCGTATTTACGAATTCGACGCCCAGCGCCATCTGGTATCGGTGAGCGACGCCAAGGAAGGGGAGTACGTGCCCCCGGATGCCTGGCGGCTCAACGGGGTGGTGCGGACCTTTGTGGATAACAACGGGGGGCGGGTGCAGCGCCTGCCGTCCCTGACCTGGAAATCTGCCCTCAGCCCGGACATTTTGTCCGTGCTGCTGGTGGTGCCGGAGCGCATGTCGGTCATCAATCTGGTCACCTATTTGAAGCACCTATCCGTCAATCACCAGAAGACCCAGCGCTACCAGATCGCCCTGTGGAAAAAGATCATCTATCCCCTGGCGGGCTTCGTCATGGTGGCCCTGGCTCTGCCCTTTGGCTATACCCATGACCGGGTGGGGGGGGTTAGCCTGCGCATATTCGGTGGGGTCATGCTGGGGGTGTTTTTCCACATGCTCAATGGCCTGTTCGCCAATCTGGGGGTGATTAACAGCTGGCCCCCCTTCTCCAGTGCGGTGGCTCCGTCCGCCCTGTTTCTGCTGGCGGCGGGGGCTATGATCTGGTGGGTGGAGCGGCGCTAG
- the lptF gene encoding LPS export ABC transporter permease LptF encodes MIFHRAVRREFTQTAIGVFVALFAILLTTQLIRLLNEAAVGSVASEAVAALLGFSALNYLPVLLSLTLFMAILLTLSRSYRDSEMVVWFSSGLPLTAWVRPVLAFALPVVAAIALLSLLLSPWALSKSAEFRQKVTDRSDSSQVAPGAFKEATTADRVVFVEALSDDASQVRNVFVSSMQDGQLGVMMAAGGHQEHAPNGDRFMVLENGRRYEVTPGSPEFRIVDFARYALRVETKESQGIEKTPKNTSTRELLRHPANPANMAELLWRIGVPISALVLALLAIPMSFVNPRAGRSSNLIMALLIYAIYSNLLSVSQAWVAQGKMSFDAAWWPIHLLMLALLPLLFFRRIALHSLFSFRR; translated from the coding sequence ATGATTTTCCACCGGGCCGTCCGTCGGGAATTTACCCAAACGGCAATAGGCGTGTTCGTGGCCCTGTTCGCCATTCTGCTGACCACCCAGTTGATTCGGCTGCTCAATGAGGCAGCGGTGGGGAGCGTGGCTTCTGAGGCGGTGGCGGCCCTGCTGGGCTTTTCCGCCCTCAACTATCTGCCCGTTCTCCTGTCCCTCACGCTGTTCATGGCCATTCTCCTGACCCTGTCCCGGAGTTACCGGGATTCGGAAATGGTAGTGTGGTTTTCTTCCGGCCTGCCTTTGACCGCTTGGGTGCGGCCCGTGCTGGCTTTCGCCCTGCCTGTGGTGGCGGCTATCGCTTTGCTGTCCCTACTCCTTTCCCCCTGGGCTCTCTCCAAGAGCGCCGAATTCCGGCAAAAGGTGACGGATCGGAGCGATTCCTCCCAGGTGGCCCCCGGGGCGTTTAAGGAAGCCACGACGGCGGACCGAGTGGTCTTTGTGGAAGCCCTGTCCGACGACGCTTCCCAGGTGCGCAACGTTTTTGTCAGCTCCATGCAGGACGGCCAGCTGGGGGTGATGATGGCTGCTGGCGGCCATCAGGAACACGCGCCTAACGGGGACCGGTTCATGGTGCTGGAAAACGGGCGACGCTATGAAGTGACTCCGGGTAGCCCGGAATTCCGCATTGTGGATTTCGCCCGTTACGCTCTGCGGGTGGAGACGAAGGAATCCCAGGGCATCGAAAAAACGCCGAAAAACACGTCCACCCGGGAGTTGCTGCGCCATCCCGCCAATCCGGCCAATATGGCGGAACTGCTGTGGCGTATCGGGGTGCCCATTTCCGCCCTGGTGCTGGCCCTCCTGGCCATTCCCATGAGTTTCGTCAATCCCCGGGCCGGGCGTTCCTCCAACCTGATCATGGCCCTGCTCATTTACGCCATTTACAGCAATCTGCTGTCCGTCAGCCAGGCCTGGGTGGCCCAGGGCAAGATGAGCTTTGACGCCGCCTGGTGGCCCATCCACCTGCTTATGCTGGCCCTGCTGCCCCTGCTCTTTTTCCGCCGCATTGCCCTGCATTCCTTGTTCAGTTTCCGTCGATGA
- a CDS encoding leucyl aminopeptidase, producing the protein MEFSIKSGSPEKQRSACVVVGVFEPRKLTLPAELLDNAARSYISDIIRRGDLEGKLGTTLLLHNVPGTLCDRVLLVGLGKEKEFREKEFRQAMRTAVKTLNETGSFDGVVFLTETAVRKRSISWRVRQATIVAQETVYRFDQLKSKKDELRRPLRKLTFAVERRNELTPAEEALAQGLAIAEGMTLAKNLGNLPANLCTPTHLADEAKSMAESLGLDCQILEKADMESLGMQALLAVARGSHQPPKFIVLQYKGGKKDQKPIVLVGKGITFDSGGISLKPGAGMDEMKYDMCGAATVLGTIKATALMKLPLNLTVLIPTTENMPGGSATRPGDVIATLSGQTVEILNTDAEGRLILCDALSYAERFEPETVVDVATLTGACVVALGHVATGLFSNSDSLAKDLSHSGDEAFDRVWHLPMWDDYQDGLKSNFADMANVGDRWGGAITAACFLSRFTKKYDWAHLDVAGTAWNSGSDKGATGRPLPLLAHYLLELAGKLD; encoded by the coding sequence GTGGAATTTAGCATAAAAAGCGGCAGTCCGGAAAAACAGCGCAGCGCCTGCGTCGTCGTCGGTGTCTTCGAACCCCGCAAGCTGACCCTGCCAGCAGAACTGCTGGACAACGCCGCCCGCAGCTACATCTCCGACATCATCCGCCGGGGCGATCTGGAAGGCAAACTGGGCACCACCCTGCTGCTCCACAATGTGCCTGGCACCCTGTGCGACCGGGTGCTGCTGGTGGGTCTGGGTAAGGAAAAGGAGTTCCGGGAAAAGGAATTCCGCCAGGCCATGCGCACCGCGGTCAAAACCCTCAATGAAACCGGTTCCTTCGACGGCGTGGTATTTCTTACCGAAACCGCCGTCCGCAAGCGCTCCATCAGCTGGCGGGTACGTCAGGCGACCATCGTGGCCCAGGAAACGGTTTATCGCTTTGACCAGCTGAAAAGCAAAAAGGATGAATTGCGGCGCCCCCTGCGCAAGCTCACTTTCGCCGTGGAACGGCGTAACGAGCTAACTCCGGCGGAAGAAGCCCTGGCCCAGGGCCTGGCCATTGCAGAAGGCATGACCCTGGCAAAAAACCTGGGCAATCTGCCGGCCAACCTCTGCACCCCCACCCATCTGGCGGATGAAGCCAAATCCATGGCGGAAAGCCTGGGACTGGACTGCCAGATCCTGGAAAAGGCCGATATGGAAAGCCTGGGCATGCAGGCCCTGCTGGCCGTGGCCCGAGGCTCCCACCAGCCGCCCAAATTCATCGTGCTCCAGTATAAGGGGGGCAAAAAGGATCAAAAGCCCATCGTCCTGGTAGGTAAAGGCATCACCTTCGATAGCGGCGGCATTTCCCTGAAGCCCGGGGCGGGCATGGACGAAATGAAATACGACATGTGCGGCGCCGCCACCGTACTGGGCACCATCAAGGCCACCGCCTTGATGAAGCTGCCCCTGAATCTGACCGTGCTCATTCCCACCACGGAAAATATGCCCGGGGGCTCCGCCACCCGGCCGGGGGACGTGATCGCCACCCTGTCCGGCCAGACCGTAGAAATCCTCAACACGGACGCGGAAGGCCGCCTGATCCTCTGCGACGCCTTGTCCTATGCGGAGCGCTTCGAGCCGGAAACCGTGGTGGACGTAGCCACCCTCACCGGCGCCTGCGTCGTGGCCCTGGGCCATGTGGCCACGGGCCTCTTCAGCAATAGCGACTCCCTGGCCAAGGACCTGTCCCATAGCGGTGACGAGGCTTTCGACCGGGTCTGGCATCTGCCCATGTGGGACGATTACCAGGATGGGCTAAAGAGCAATTTTGCCGACATGGCCAATGTGGGAGATCGATGGGGAGGCGCCATCACCGCCGCCTGCTTCCTGTCCCGCTTCACCAAGAAGTACGACTGGGCCCACCTGGACGTGGCGGGGACGGCGTGGAATTCCGGCAGCGACAAGGGCGCCACCGGGCGTCCCCTACCCCTCCTCGCCCACTATCTGCTGGAACTGGCAGGCAAGCTGGATTAA
- a CDS encoding DNA polymerase III subunit chi, which produces MTRIDFYYDVPDKLAIAVKLAHKAYAQRLPLLLYASTSERAMQVDRLLWTQPALGFLPHCRATSPLAKETPALIAETPEAVGSAPHDELLINLDDDVPPGFARFQRVIEIVGRDEADKAPGRHRYKFYKDRGYAIQRYDLSNK; this is translated from the coding sequence ATGACCCGGATCGACTTTTACTACGACGTTCCAGACAAGCTGGCCATTGCGGTCAAGCTGGCTCACAAGGCCTATGCCCAACGTCTGCCCCTGCTGCTCTACGCCTCCACGTCGGAGCGGGCCATGCAGGTGGACCGGTTGTTATGGACCCAACCGGCCCTGGGCTTTCTCCCCCATTGCAGGGCTACTTCCCCCCTGGCCAAGGAAACCCCAGCCCTCATCGCCGAAACCCCTGAAGCCGTCGGCAGCGCACCCCACGATGAGCTGCTGATCAATCTGGATGACGACGTGCCGCCGGGCTTTGCCCGCTTTCAGCGGGTCATCGAAATCGTCGGCCGGGACGAAGCCGACAAGGCCCCGGGCCGCCACCGTTATAAGTTCTATAAGGACCGGGGTTACGCCATCCAGCGTTACGACCTGTCCAATAAATAA